One segment of Geminicoccaceae bacterium DNA contains the following:
- a CDS encoding sugar phosphate isomerase/epimerase: MVRFGMHSSLWTSSWTREAAEHVVPLAARHGLDVIEIALLAPEQVDVAHSRALFDEHGVAPTCSLGLPLDKTAPLHPERAEAFLMTALDAAHGLGSNTLTGVVYASIGYTTGVPPTEAEYETIARVLRPVARRAADLGMTIGLEPCNRYETHLLNTAAQAVSLIERIGEPAVMIHLDTYHMNIEEKGMADGIRTAGRHLKYIHLSESDRGVPGSANVHWEDTLAALAGIGFDGDLVGESFITLPPEIARALSVWRPVARSAEEVLDVGMPFLRDLARKHGLVA, from the coding sequence TTGGTGCGATTCGGCATGCATTCGAGCCTGTGGACGTCGAGCTGGACACGCGAGGCCGCCGAACACGTAGTGCCGCTGGCGGCAAGGCATGGTCTTGATGTCATCGAGATTGCGCTGCTGGCACCCGAGCAGGTGGATGTGGCGCACAGCCGTGCGCTGTTCGACGAGCATGGCGTGGCCCCGACCTGTTCGCTGGGCCTGCCGCTCGACAAGACGGCGCCGCTGCATCCGGAAAGGGCGGAAGCCTTCCTGATGACGGCCCTCGATGCGGCCCACGGTCTGGGCTCCAATACGCTGACCGGTGTGGTGTACGCGTCGATCGGCTATACCACCGGCGTCCCGCCGACGGAGGCGGAATACGAGACGATTGCCCGTGTCCTCAGGCCGGTGGCGCGCAGGGCCGCCGATCTTGGCATGACGATCGGCCTGGAACCCTGCAACCGGTACGAGACGCACCTGCTCAATACGGCGGCCCAGGCGGTGTCGCTGATCGAACGGATCGGCGAGCCGGCGGTGATGATCCACCTCGATACCTATCACATGAATATCGAGGAAAAGGGCATGGCCGATGGTATCCGTACCGCCGGCAGGCACCTGAAATACATCCACCTGTCCGAATCCGACCGGGGTGTGCCGGGATCGGCGAATGTTCACTGGGAGGATACGCTGGCGGCACTGGCCGGGATCGGTTTCGATGGCGATCTGGTGGGCGAGAGTTTCATCACCCTGCCGCCGGAGATCGCCCGGGCGCTGTCGGTGTGGCGTCCGGTCGCGCGCAGTGCCGAGGAGGTGCTCGATGTCGGCATGCCGTTCCTGCGCGATCTTGCCCGCAAGCACGGGCTGGTGGCTTGA
- a CDS encoding polysaccharide biosynthesis tyrosine autokinase, translating into MARQITRMAAGVEESFPMVEDQLNPRALLRALWRRKGVVIGMIGLMTSVALIYSLTATQLFRAETLVRIQSGKPNVIELPEIGGKFEADASTIESEVELLESEAFASRMVDKLNLIEDAEFNNSLDPDRQPFWKKHDWRTWLPSSVNAYLFGGKGGAVDGVYTGSLADGETARSRTIANFLDKLSVEQVSRSYVLQIRFSAEQPDKAAMIANAIADSYIVGQLETKFKAGHQATDWLRDRVDEMRQKLVAAEQRIVDLKNAKGIAGEGRIDPIQQQIGQINGQLAQAQATRAEAEARFNQVQSLLRSSGGIGAAANVLTSPLMADLRQQETELSRKMSELSTVYGPRHPQMVNLKAEVRSVRAKMVEEVERIVQDLSNEVDVARAREQELRRSLGGLESQVRGQEVSSVELRDLEREASSAREIYESFLQRLREVSETQGLQQADATVLSPAAVPVDPSWPNRKLIVLLGFAGGLVIGCVLAFVVERWDSDFGYRSAEEVQASLGIRALALVPDLTRRETRDMSAEEYILKKPQSAFAESLQRIRTSIFLSDRSRATRTVLVTSSVPVEGKSLVSASLARQSARSGLNTLLIDADLRRPRLHEVVRVSNTNGLADILYGDLSMAEAIRVDEKSGMKFIPAGMAPVSPPDLFRSDRMRLLLDMVSAKFDLIIIDSPPVGAVSDSLILSPQVDKTLYVVRWQETPRNVAQSGIQQVVESGGDLAGIVLSRVNIKKHAQYGYADSGSYSGSYGKYYQN; encoded by the coding sequence ATGGCACGACAGATCACACGCATGGCGGCTGGAGTAGAGGAGAGCTTTCCGATGGTCGAGGACCAGCTCAACCCGCGGGCGCTCCTTCGCGCATTGTGGCGCCGCAAGGGGGTTGTCATCGGCATGATAGGGCTGATGACCTCGGTAGCGCTGATCTACTCCCTTACCGCGACCCAGCTTTTCCGGGCCGAGACGCTTGTCCGTATCCAGTCGGGCAAGCCGAACGTCATCGAACTGCCGGAAATCGGCGGGAAGTTCGAGGCCGACGCGTCGACCATCGAGAGCGAGGTCGAGTTGCTGGAATCCGAAGCGTTCGCCAGCAGGATGGTCGACAAGCTGAACCTCATCGAAGATGCCGAATTCAACAATTCGCTCGACCCTGACCGTCAGCCGTTCTGGAAGAAGCACGACTGGCGGACATGGCTGCCCTCGTCGGTAAACGCCTACCTGTTCGGCGGCAAGGGCGGGGCTGTCGACGGCGTGTACACCGGTTCGCTGGCTGACGGTGAGACCGCCCGTTCGCGCACCATCGCCAATTTTCTCGACAAGTTGAGCGTCGAGCAGGTGAGTCGGTCCTATGTCCTGCAGATCCGTTTCAGTGCGGAACAACCCGACAAGGCGGCCATGATCGCCAATGCGATTGCCGATTCCTACATCGTCGGCCAGCTTGAGACGAAATTCAAGGCAGGCCACCAGGCTACGGACTGGTTGCGCGACCGCGTGGACGAGATGAGGCAGAAGCTGGTCGCGGCCGAGCAGCGCATCGTCGATCTCAAGAATGCCAAGGGCATAGCCGGCGAGGGACGCATCGACCCGATCCAGCAGCAGATCGGCCAGATCAACGGTCAGTTGGCCCAGGCCCAGGCGACGCGTGCGGAAGCCGAGGCCCGCTTCAACCAGGTCCAGAGCCTGTTGCGCTCTTCGGGCGGTATCGGAGCGGCGGCCAACGTCCTCACTTCGCCGCTGATGGCCGATCTGCGTCAGCAGGAAACCGAACTCAGCCGCAAGATGTCCGAGCTTTCGACTGTCTACGGCCCACGTCATCCGCAGATGGTCAACCTCAAGGCCGAGGTGCGCAGCGTGCGGGCGAAGATGGTCGAGGAGGTCGAACGCATCGTTCAGGACCTGAGCAACGAGGTCGATGTCGCGCGCGCGCGCGAACAGGAATTGCGCCGCAGCCTTGGCGGGCTTGAGAGCCAGGTGCGTGGCCAGGAAGTCTCATCGGTCGAACTGCGCGATCTGGAGCGTGAAGCATCCAGCGCCCGGGAAATCTACGAGAGCTTTCTGCAGCGCCTGCGCGAGGTGAGCGAGACCCAGGGGCTGCAGCAGGCCGATGCCACGGTCCTGTCACCGGCGGCCGTACCGGTCGATCCGAGTTGGCCCAATCGAAAGTTGATCGTCCTGCTCGGCTTTGCCGGTGGTCTGGTCATCGGATGTGTCCTGGCCTTCGTCGTCGAGCGTTGGGACAGCGATTTCGGCTATCGCAGCGCGGAGGAGGTGCAGGCGTCGCTCGGCATCCGGGCTCTGGCCCTGGTTCCCGACCTTACGCGCCGCGAGACCCGTGACATGAGTGCTGAGGAATACATCCTGAAAAAGCCGCAATCGGCCTTTGCCGAATCGCTGCAGCGCATTCGCACCAGCATCTTCCTCTCCGACCGGTCGCGCGCGACCCGGACCGTGCTCGTGACCTCGTCGGTACCGGTGGAAGGGAAGTCGCTGGTTTCGGCATCGCTTGCCCGCCAGTCGGCGCGATCGGGCCTGAATACGCTGCTGATCGATGCGGATCTGCGCCGTCCGCGCCTGCATGAGGTCGTCCGGGTATCAAACACCAACGGTTTGGCGGACATCCTCTACGGGGATCTCAGCATGGCCGAGGCGATCCGGGTCGATGAGAAATCCGGGATGAAGTTCATCCCGGCCGGCATGGCTCCGGTCAGTCCGCCCGATCTGTTCCGCTCGGACCGGATGCGCCTGCTTCTGGACATGGTCAGTGCCAAGTTCGATCTGATCATCATCGACAGTCCGCCGGTGGGTGCCGTTTCGGACAGCCTCATCCTCTCGCCGCAGGTCGACAAGACGCTCTATGTCGTCCGCTGGCAGGAAACCCCCCGCAATGTCGCCCAGTCGGGCATTCAGCAGGTCGTCGAATCCGGTGGTGATCTCGCGGGCATCGTGCTTTCCAGGGTCAACATCAAGAAGCATGCCCAGTACGGCTATGCCGACAGTGGCAGCTATTCCGGCAGCTACGGCAAATATTACCAGAACTGA
- a CDS encoding ABC transporter permease, with product MTGSAIVHRGIAGRLSRQKLAMAAAVVLGFMLSCAVLAPQIEAAFGIDPDTVNLFARLQAPDAVHPLGTDELGRDLLARLLEGGRVSLAVGLSGALLAAVIGTFIGLVAGFFGGVTDAVLMRLTDAVLALPLLPLLIVLAAIDPRKIGLGGDLLTGETASVYRIVVIVALFGWTTVARLVRGAALSLRRRDFVRAARAMGAGPWRIMFVHVLPSIASPIIVAASLSIGNIILTESVLSFLGLGIQPPLASWGGMLTNAQELIWQAPHLAWYPGLLIFVAVIAFNLMGDGLQRALDPRATPAGS from the coding sequence ATGACGGGTTCCGCCATCGTCCACCGTGGCATTGCGGGGCGTCTTTCCCGCCAGAAACTTGCGATGGCGGCTGCCGTCGTCCTCGGTTTCATGCTGTCATGCGCCGTCCTGGCGCCGCAGATCGAGGCGGCATTCGGGATCGATCCCGATACGGTCAACCTGTTCGCCAGGCTGCAGGCTCCCGATGCCGTCCATCCGCTCGGTACTGACGAACTCGGCCGTGATCTTCTCGCACGACTGCTGGAGGGAGGCAGGGTTTCGCTTGCGGTGGGATTGAGCGGCGCCCTGCTGGCAGCTGTCATCGGTACGTTCATCGGCCTCGTCGCCGGATTCTTCGGCGGTGTTACCGACGCCGTGCTGATGCGCCTGACGGATGCCGTCCTCGCCCTGCCGCTTCTGCCGTTGCTGATCGTGCTGGCAGCCATCGATCCGCGCAAGATCGGACTCGGCGGCGACCTGCTGACCGGCGAGACCGCCAGCGTCTACAGGATCGTCGTCATCGTGGCCCTGTTCGGCTGGACGACTGTCGCCCGCCTGGTCAGGGGGGCGGCGCTGAGCCTCCGGCGACGGGATTTCGTGAGGGCGGCCCGGGCCATGGGGGCGGGGCCGTGGAGGATCATGTTCGTCCATGTCCTGCCCAGCATCGCCTCGCCGATCATCGTTGCCGCCAGCCTTTCCATCGGCAACATCATCCTGACCGAATCGGTGCTGAGCTTTCTCGGCCTCGGGATCCAGCCACCGCTGGCAAGCTGGGGCGGGATGCTGACCAACGCCCAGGAGTTGATCTGGCAGGCACCGCACCTGGCCTGGTATCCGGGGCTGCTGATCTTCGTGGCCGTGATCGCGTTCAACCTGATGGGGGACGGTCTGCAGCGGGCGCTGGATCCCCGCGCCACCCCGGCCGGTTCCTGA
- a CDS encoding alcohol dehydrogenase catalytic domain-containing protein codes for MRAAFIHAAYDVRLGELPEPVPGDGEVLVDIECVGICGSDLHYYKDGAIGAAQVIAEPFVPGHEFAGRVRESVPGRGIEAGDLVVIDPCQPCGRCEWCLRGEHNLCPKVVMHGAPPKAGAMTRTIAARRDQLFAAPRNFNATAAAMAEPLGVGIHATDLARPQWFESVVILGAGPIGLIILQLVRLAGADRVMVVDPVDYRRRKALELGAQEVSAHHEDTASWTGGRGADLVIEATNSPEGLQHAADAARIGGRCVIVGIPDGNTYRIEASAPRRKQLTMMFSRRMGNVIPRAIRLIADGRVDMKALVSHHIDLDDVPEAFRKLAACEDGAIKIIVDIAGHP; via the coding sequence ATGCGCGCGGCCTTCATTCACGCTGCCTACGACGTTCGTCTGGGCGAACTGCCCGAGCCGGTTCCCGGTGACGGTGAGGTACTGGTCGACATCGAATGTGTCGGCATCTGCGGGAGCGACCTGCACTACTACAAGGACGGTGCCATCGGTGCGGCCCAGGTGATCGCCGAACCGTTCGTGCCGGGTCACGAATTCGCCGGGAGGGTAAGGGAGAGCGTTCCCGGGCGTGGCATCGAAGCCGGCGATCTCGTCGTCATCGATCCCTGCCAGCCCTGCGGCCGGTGCGAGTGGTGCTTGCGCGGCGAGCATAACCTGTGCCCGAAGGTGGTCATGCACGGTGCTCCGCCCAAGGCTGGTGCCATGACCCGAACCATCGCCGCCCGCCGCGACCAGCTCTTCGCCGCACCGCGCAACTTCAACGCCACGGCTGCCGCCATGGCCGAACCACTCGGTGTGGGCATACATGCCACCGATCTTGCCCGGCCCCAATGGTTCGAGAGCGTCGTCATCCTCGGTGCAGGTCCCATCGGCCTCATCATCCTGCAACTCGTCCGGCTCGCCGGCGCGGATCGCGTGATGGTCGTCGACCCGGTCGACTATCGCCGCCGGAAAGCCCTCGAACTGGGTGCGCAGGAGGTATCGGCCCACCATGAGGACACGGCGTCATGGACCGGCGGACGTGGTGCGGATCTCGTCATCGAGGCCACCAACAGCCCCGAGGGCCTGCAACACGCGGCAGATGCCGCCAGGATCGGCGGACGCTGCGTCATCGTCGGCATACCCGACGGCAACACCTACCGGATCGAGGCTTCGGCCCCGCGGCGCAAGCAACTTACCATGATGTTCTCGCGACGCATGGGCAACGTCATTCCACGCGCCATCCGCCTCATCGCCGATGGGCGGGTGGACATGAAAGCCCTTGTGAGCCACCACATCGACCTCGATGACGTGCCGGAAGCCTTCCGCAAGCTTGCCGCCTGCGAGGACGGCGCCATCAAGATCATCGTCGACATCGCCGGCCACCCCTGA
- a CDS encoding autotransporter domain-containing protein has protein sequence MASSAVALVLAIMAHGNSANAAGDVCIVANTTISGAAASDEYCDLGAGESVTIQSGGALADTTPATSSLRVTGAAGSISNAGTITSTGDGINLAVGSGLSGNLVNSGTITAPGGLGIFGSNTTIAGNIINSGNIESGNMGLEIYTSTSGAIINGGDIDANSHGIYVYSSTANGNIENQEGATISSPGYGILVHATSTVNGSIINDGVIRTTGVRAIRIVNNSTITGSIINRGTIINTYNNSTGSAINTSGGVMLNGAIVNSGDISGYSGIFLEAGTSVAGGIQNQAGGTITGTLNSINVGGANTTTVTNAGVLEGGVVLGTSRLDITGNDARVVGNVSGGAGSVVDVQGDFTSEGTFTVDTMSIASGGNLKLGHAVTATSGMTNAGVVDVRDGTVALTGDFTQAAGGVLAMKVDSTTSHGILQVSGNVDLSGSGAIALTVAPDSTLVGGQTIPGVISAGGAINAPSLTVTDNSAILNFAGILNGQAIDVNVTADPLGDVLAGTSAAHADGDMLDAIDTILNSPAMVASSPVFGALTSLGSAAEVAAALNELQPALGGNAAQSQVMMVSAGSNRVTLDRLGAFSGVSGGDATFTAPTGWVKPFAARTLQESDGDISGFTATTGGLAVGFDAKFTEDLMLGVSAAYSRSNVQSRHGVDAKIRGDNWQGQVYANYDITPSTYVSLMAGGGISDNHSKRKVTFGGLSDTASADFDGWNATAALEVGHRIALSEDLTLIPRAHAQYIYAEFDDYREDGLGGADFIVDESDADSLELGLSGGFAYRLFDGFHVSGDLGFTYDALAGGNDVTSRFAANNGAGGGTFTTDGLDTDEFAVVGGLGVSFLDGEGYDVSLDYDIAKRQDFTNHQVQVNVKVPF, from the coding sequence ATGGCGAGTTCTGCCGTGGCGCTTGTCCTTGCCATCATGGCCCATGGCAACTCTGCCAACGCTGCCGGCGACGTTTGCATTGTGGCGAACACGACGATCAGTGGTGCCGCAGCCAGTGACGAGTACTGCGATCTGGGTGCCGGCGAGAGCGTGACGATCCAGAGCGGCGGTGCGCTGGCCGACACCACGCCCGCGACATCATCCCTGCGGGTCACCGGCGCGGCCGGCAGTATCAGCAATGCCGGGACAATCACCAGTACCGGCGATGGAATCAATCTTGCTGTCGGTTCCGGGCTCAGCGGCAATCTGGTGAATTCCGGTACGATCACGGCTCCAGGTGGACTGGGGATATTTGGTTCGAACACCACCATCGCCGGCAACATCATCAATAGCGGCAATATTGAGTCCGGAAATATGGGCTTGGAAATATATACTTCCACTTCCGGTGCCATCATCAATGGCGGGGATATCGATGCGAATTCACATGGCATATACGTGTATTCATCGACTGCAAATGGAAACATAGAAAATCAGGAAGGCGCAACGATCAGTTCACCTGGCTATGGAATTCTCGTTCATGCGACATCGACCGTGAATGGATCGATTATCAATGATGGTGTCATAAGGACGACGGGAGTTCGCGCCATAAGGATCGTCAACAACAGTACGATTACCGGATCAATCATCAATCGCGGGACGATCATCAACACCTACAACAATTCGACCGGATCAGCGATCAATACGTCCGGCGGAGTGATGCTGAACGGTGCCATCGTCAATTCGGGTGATATTTCCGGCTATTCGGGTATCTTTCTGGAAGCCGGTACTTCAGTTGCGGGCGGCATTCAGAACCAGGCTGGCGGCACGATAACCGGCACCCTCAATTCGATCAATGTCGGTGGAGCCAACACCACCACCGTCACCAATGCCGGCGTGCTGGAAGGCGGTGTGGTGCTCGGAACCTCGAGACTGGATATTACCGGCAATGATGCAAGGGTGGTGGGCAATGTGAGCGGCGGCGCAGGTTCGGTCGTGGACGTGCAGGGCGATTTCACCAGCGAGGGGACGTTCACCGTCGATACGATGAGTATCGCATCGGGAGGCAATCTGAAGCTGGGCCATGCTGTGACGGCCACCAGCGGCATGACCAATGCCGGTGTGGTCGATGTTCGCGACGGGACGGTCGCGCTCACCGGCGATTTCACCCAGGCAGCGGGCGGCGTGTTGGCGATGAAGGTAGATTCGACGACCAGCCATGGCATCCTGCAGGTCAGCGGCAATGTCGATCTTTCCGGCTCGGGAGCCATCGCGCTCACCGTGGCCCCGGATTCCACGCTTGTCGGCGGACAGACCATTCCCGGCGTCATCTCCGCCGGTGGTGCGATCAACGCTCCCTCGCTGACGGTCACCGACAACAGTGCGATCCTCAACTTTGCCGGCATTTTGAACGGTCAGGCCATTGATGTGAACGTGACCGCCGATCCGCTCGGTGACGTGCTGGCCGGCACGAGCGCGGCCCATGCCGATGGCGACATGCTCGATGCCATCGACACGATCCTGAACAGCCCGGCCATGGTTGCGTCGAGCCCGGTATTCGGTGCACTCACGTCGCTCGGCAGTGCCGCCGAGGTGGCCGCCGCACTGAACGAGCTTCAGCCCGCCCTGGGCGGCAATGCGGCGCAGAGCCAGGTGATGATGGTGAGCGCCGGATCCAACCGGGTGACGCTCGACCGTCTGGGCGCATTCTCCGGCGTCAGCGGCGGCGATGCAACGTTCACCGCTCCCACGGGTTGGGTGAAACCGTTTGCGGCACGCACGCTGCAGGAATCCGACGGCGACATTTCCGGTTTCACCGCAACTACCGGCGGACTCGCGGTGGGCTTCGATGCGAAATTCACCGAAGATCTGATGCTCGGCGTGTCGGCGGCCTATTCGCGCAGCAATGTCCAGTCCAGGCACGGCGTCGATGCCAAGATCCGTGGGGACAACTGGCAGGGGCAGGTCTATGCGAACTACGACATCACCCCGTCGACCTATGTGAGCCTGATGGCCGGAGGCGGCATCAGCGACAATCACAGCAAGCGCAAGGTAACGTTTGGCGGGTTGAGCGATACGGCGAGTGCGGATTTCGACGGCTGGAATGCCACGGCTGCCCTGGAGGTCGGACATCGCATCGCCCTTTCGGAGGACCTGACCCTGATTCCGCGGGCCCATGCGCAGTACATCTATGCGGAATTCGACGATTACCGCGAGGATGGCCTGGGCGGTGCCGACTTCATCGTGGACGAGAGCGATGCCGACAGCCTGGAGCTGGGCCTGTCGGGCGGGTTTGCCTACCGGCTCTTCGACGGGTTCCATGTGAGCGGCGATCTGGGCTTCACCTACGATGCGCTGGCCGGCGGCAATGACGTCACCAGCCGTTTTGCTGCCAATAACGGCGCGGGTGGCGGAACGTTCACCACGGACGGTCTGGACACAGACGAATTCGCCGTTGTCGGCGGCCTGGGCGTGAGTTTTCTGGACGGCGAGGGCTACGATGTCTCCCTCGACTACGACATCGCCAAGCGCCAGGACTTCACGAACCATCAGGTCCAGGTCAACGTCAAGGTGCCGTTCTGA
- a CDS encoding ABC transporter permease: MTSYILRRLSETAFLLLALSFLIYGLIGLMPGDPIDMMLSANPDMTTADAQRLKGLYGLDQPLWHRYAHWLRQAVQGDFGYSRLYSQPTLDVLQPRIANTLWLLGASFVLALLIAVPAGVAAARRPGGMLDGTINLVAFAGFSIPSFWLGLLLIIVFSVHLGWLPAGGIHGLDDTGLLDRLRYMVLPVLTLTALSAGTFLRFVRAAMIDALQEDHVRTARAKGCSERRVVWIHAMGNAMIPIVTVTTLQLGSLFSGALVVETMFSYHGMGKLIYDAILGNDFNLALAALMLAATMTLLANLLADLAYAWLDPRVDYGS, translated from the coding sequence ATGACAAGCTACATCCTGCGACGCCTGTCCGAGACCGCATTTCTCCTTCTGGCACTTTCCTTCCTGATCTACGGACTGATCGGGCTGATGCCGGGCGATCCGATCGACATGATGCTCTCGGCCAATCCCGACATGACCACGGCCGACGCACAGCGGCTCAAGGGCCTTTACGGGCTCGACCAGCCCTTGTGGCATCGTTACGCCCACTGGCTTCGACAGGCGGTGCAGGGCGATTTCGGCTATTCGAGACTTTACAGCCAGCCGACGCTGGATGTTCTCCAGCCGCGCATCGCAAATACCCTGTGGCTGCTCGGTGCAAGCTTCGTCCTGGCGCTCCTCATCGCTGTCCCGGCCGGTGTCGCGGCCGCCCGGCGGCCGGGCGGAATGCTTGACGGAACCATCAACCTGGTCGCCTTTGCCGGCTTTTCCATTCCGTCCTTCTGGCTCGGCCTGCTGCTCATCATCGTTTTTTCTGTCCATCTGGGATGGTTGCCCGCCGGCGGCATTCACGGTCTGGATGATACCGGCCTGCTCGACCGGCTCCGCTACATGGTGCTGCCCGTGCTGACACTCACCGCACTGTCGGCCGGCACATTCCTGCGCTTTGTCCGCGCGGCGATGATCGATGCCCTGCAGGAAGACCATGTGCGCACGGCCCGCGCGAAGGGATGCAGTGAACGACGGGTCGTCTGGATTCACGCCATGGGCAATGCGATGATTCCCATCGTCACGGTGACCACGCTCCAGCTCGGGTCGCTGTTTTCCGGTGCATTGGTCGTGGAAACCATGTTTTCCTATCACGGTATGGGAAAACTCATCTACGATGCGATCCTCGGCAATGACTTCAATCTTGCCCTGGCCGCCCTGATGCTGGCCGCGACCATGACCCTGCTGGCCAACCTCCTGGCCGATCTCGCCTATGCCTGGCTCGACCCGAGGGTGGATTATGGCAGTTGA